From Mustela erminea isolate mMusErm1 chromosome 1, mMusErm1.Pri, whole genome shotgun sequence, a single genomic window includes:
- the RPL22L1 gene encoding 60S ribosomal protein L22-like 1 isoform X2, producing MAPKDKKPKKSTWKFNLDLTHPVEDGIFDSGNFEQFLREKVKVNGKTGNLGNVVHIERFKNKITVVSEKQFSKRYLKYLTKKYLKKNNLRDWLRVVASDKETYELRYFQISQDEDGSESED from the exons ATGGCGCCG AAAGACAAGAAACCTAAGAAGTCAACCTGGAAATTTAATTTGGACCTTACCCATCCAGTAGAAGATGGAATTTTTGATTCTGGAAATTTC gAACAGTTTCTACGGGAGAAGGTTAAAGTCAATGGAAAAACTGGAAATCTGGGGAATGTTGTTCACATTGAACGCTTCAAGAATAAAATCACAGTTGTTTCTGAGAAACAGTTCTCTAAAAG GTATTTGAAATATCTTACCAAGAAATACCTTAAGAAGAACAATCTTCGTGATTGGCTTCGTGTGGTTGCATCTGACAAGGAGACTTACGAGCTTCGTTATTTCCAGATTAGTCAAGATGAAGATGGATCTGAGTCTGAAGACTAG
- the RPL22L1 gene encoding 60S ribosomal protein L22-like 1 isoform X1: MAPQKDKKPKKSTWKFNLDLTHPVEDGIFDSGNFEQFLREKVKVNGKTGNLGNVVHIERFKNKITVVSEKQFSKRYLKYLTKKYLKKNNLRDWLRVVASDKETYELRYFQISQDEDGSESED; encoded by the exons ATGGCGCCG CAGAAAGACAAGAAACCTAAGAAGTCAACCTGGAAATTTAATTTGGACCTTACCCATCCAGTAGAAGATGGAATTTTTGATTCTGGAAATTTC gAACAGTTTCTACGGGAGAAGGTTAAAGTCAATGGAAAAACTGGAAATCTGGGGAATGTTGTTCACATTGAACGCTTCAAGAATAAAATCACAGTTGTTTCTGAGAAACAGTTCTCTAAAAG GTATTTGAAATATCTTACCAAGAAATACCTTAAGAAGAACAATCTTCGTGATTGGCTTCGTGTGGTTGCATCTGACAAGGAGACTTACGAGCTTCGTTATTTCCAGATTAGTCAAGATGAAGATGGATCTGAGTCTGAAGACTAG